A genomic window from Mesorhizobium sp. 131-2-1 includes:
- the recG gene encoding ATP-dependent DNA helicase RecG — translation MRPSLLDPLFVPITSLAGVGPKVGLLIEKVVAADLGDRAARAGDLLFVLPHTVIDRRNRPGIALAAEGAIVTLEVRIDRHQPPPRGNRSVPYRVYAHDDTGEIALTFFHAHAAYLEKSMPVGEHVVISGRMEWFNGRPTMVHPDHIALAGEAENLPLVEPVYPLTAGLSGKVLRRAIGQALGRLPELPEWQDDAFMRRQTFPAFGDALTRIHYPADPIDVAIEGAAWRRLAYDELLAGQVSLALVRARIRRLSGRPLTGDGRIVDKLREALPYSLTPSQEFALAEIIADLADPERMLRLLQGDVGSGKTVVALLAMARAVEAGGQAALMAPTEILARQHLATISPLAEKAGLRTAILTGREKGRERAETLAGLASGAIDIVIGTHALFQESVAFHDLVLAVVDEQHRFGVHQRLAITAKGDAPDMLVMTATPIPRTLVLTAFGDMDVSKLTEKPAGRQPIRTVTLPLERLDELVGRMRDAVADGQKIYWICPLVEESEEIKLMSAEDRFASLKPLFGDRIGLVHGRMKGAEKDEAMRAFKQGETRILIATTVIEVGVDVPDATIMVIEHAERFGLAQLHQLRGRVGRGDKPSSCVLLYKDPLGDTAKRRLSVMRETEDGFLIAEEDLKLRGEGELLGTRQSGTPGFQVARIEAHADLLEAARDDARLILSRDPELQSERGASLRLLLYLFGRDEAVRLLRAG, via the coding sequence ATGCGTCCTTCCCTGCTCGATCCACTGTTCGTCCCGATCACTTCGCTTGCCGGCGTCGGGCCGAAGGTCGGCTTGCTGATCGAGAAGGTCGTGGCCGCCGATCTCGGCGACCGCGCCGCGCGCGCCGGCGACCTGCTGTTCGTGCTGCCGCACACCGTGATCGACCGCCGCAACCGGCCGGGCATCGCGCTGGCCGCCGAAGGCGCGATCGTCACGCTCGAGGTGCGCATCGACCGCCACCAGCCGCCGCCGCGTGGCAACAGATCGGTGCCGTACCGGGTCTACGCCCATGACGACACCGGCGAGATCGCGCTGACCTTTTTCCATGCCCACGCCGCCTATCTCGAAAAATCGATGCCAGTGGGCGAACACGTCGTCATCTCGGGCCGCATGGAATGGTTCAACGGCCGCCCGACCATGGTCCACCCCGACCATATCGCGCTGGCCGGCGAGGCGGAAAACCTGCCGCTGGTCGAGCCGGTCTATCCACTCACCGCCGGTCTGTCGGGCAAGGTGCTGCGCCGCGCCATCGGCCAGGCGCTTGGCCGCTTGCCGGAGCTGCCGGAATGGCAGGACGATGCCTTCATGCGCCGCCAGACCTTTCCCGCCTTTGGCGATGCACTCACGCGCATCCACTATCCGGCGGACCCGATCGATGTCGCCATTGAGGGGGCGGCGTGGCGGCGGCTTGCCTATGACGAACTGCTGGCCGGCCAGGTCTCCCTCGCCCTCGTGCGAGCCAGGATCCGCCGGCTGTCCGGCCGGCCGCTGACCGGCGACGGCCGCATTGTCGACAAGCTGCGCGAAGCGCTGCCCTACTCGCTCACCCCGTCGCAGGAATTCGCGCTCGCCGAGATCATCGCCGACCTCGCCGACCCCGAGCGCATGCTGCGGCTGCTGCAGGGCGATGTCGGCTCCGGTAAGACGGTGGTGGCACTGCTTGCCATGGCGCGCGCGGTCGAAGCCGGCGGCCAGGCGGCGCTGATGGCGCCGACCGAGATCCTGGCGCGCCAGCATCTGGCGACGATATCGCCGCTGGCGGAAAAGGCCGGCCTGCGCACCGCCATCCTCACCGGTCGCGAGAAGGGCCGCGAACGCGCGGAGACGCTGGCCGGGCTGGCCAGCGGCGCGATCGACATCGTCATCGGCACGCACGCCCTGTTCCAGGAATCGGTCGCGTTCCACGATCTCGTCCTGGCCGTCGTCGACGAGCAGCACCGGTTCGGCGTTCACCAGCGGCTTGCCATCACCGCCAAGGGCGACGCGCCCGACATGCTGGTGATGACGGCGACGCCGATCCCGCGCACGCTGGTGCTGACCGCCTTTGGCGACATGGACGTCTCCAAGCTGACCGAGAAACCCGCCGGCCGCCAGCCGATCCGCACCGTCACGCTGCCGCTGGAGCGGCTGGACGAGTTGGTCGGGCGCATGCGCGACGCGGTCGCCGACGGCCAGAAGATCTACTGGATCTGCCCGCTGGTCGAGGAATCCGAAGAGATCAAGCTGATGTCGGCGGAGGACCGCTTTGCCTCACTGAAACCGCTGTTCGGCGACCGCATCGGCCTCGTCCATGGCCGCATGAAGGGTGCTGAGAAGGACGAGGCGATGCGCGCCTTCAAGCAGGGCGAAACCCGCATTCTGATCGCCACGACCGTCATCGAGGTGGGTGTCGACGTGCCGGATGCCACGATCATGGTCATCGAGCATGCCGAGCGCTTCGGCCTGGCCCAGCTGCACCAGTTGCGCGGCCGGGTCGGCCGCGGCGACAAACCATCTTCCTGCGTACTGCTCTACAAGGACCCGCTCGGCGACACCGCGAAGCGCCGGCTGTCGGTGATGCGCGAGACCGAGGACGGTTTCCTGATCGCCGAGGAAGATTTGAAACTGCGTGGCGAAGGCGAGTTGCTGGGCACGCGCCAATCCGGCACGCCCGGCTTCCAGGTCGCGCGCATCGAGGCGCATGCCGACCTGCTCGAGGCCGCGCGCGACGATGCCAGGCTGATCCTGTCGCGCGATCCGGAACTGCAATCCGAACGCGGCGCGTCGCTGCGCCTGCTGCTCTATCTGTTCGGCCGCGACGAGGCCGTGCGCCTGCTGCGCGCCGGCTGA
- a CDS encoding FAD assembly factor SdhE — translation MTGTQRSSEGLDARRRKLLFRSWHRGMREMDLILGSFADTEIGGLTDAEIDQYEKLLEIPDTEFLPFITGERPVPADIDCAVLQKILASRRTMTF, via the coding sequence ATGACCGGGACACAACGATCAAGCGAGGGGCTGGATGCCCGCCGCCGCAAGCTGCTGTTCCGCTCGTGGCATCGCGGCATGCGCGAAATGGACCTGATCCTGGGCTCCTTCGCCGATACCGAGATCGGTGGCTTGACCGATGCGGAAATCGACCAATATGAAAAGCTCCTTGAAATCCCCGACACCGAATTCCTGCCTTTCATCACCGGCGAACGTCCGGTTCCGGCCGACATCGACTGCGCTGTCCTGCAAAAGATCCTGGCGTCGCGCCGGACCATGACATTTTGA
- the mfd gene encoding transcription-repair coupling factor — translation MSLIPSIGLPKGRAGQFIVDGVADGYEAFALVQTALEIAPDKPVLFVARDGQRLPAIIEALAFAAPGLPVLELPAWDCLPYDRVSPGSDAAAKRLDALAAMIALARKPHRAVILTTANALLQRIPPADLIEAQTFHAKPGNQIDMNALVSRLETSGFERVPTVRGIGEFAVRGGILDLFAPGWTEALRLDFFGDTLESIRVFDAATQRTTGQRKSMALQAMSEVALTPETISRFRRAYIEAFGAPSRDDGLYAAVSEGRRFAGMEHWLPFFYERLETVFDYLPDTPVVFDHLAHEALAERHTLILDHYEARRKQADAALKDAVPYKPVAPDLLYLSPENLKASLGPREDIDFTVFDAPDVGGKKIFHAGSRHGRSFAEERADPNINVFDVVVKHIADERAARRRVVIAGWTEGSLDRLGQILAEHHLGNLKPVATLAEVEKLEPGQAGLAVLPLESGFETDKLVVVAEQDILGDRLIRRSKRKKRASDFIAEASSLSAGDIVVHTDHGIGRFVGLRTIEAVGAPHDCLEIHYAGDDRLFLPVENIELLSRYGSDSAEATLDKLGGGAWQSRKARLKRRLLDMAGQLIRIAAERQMRSAPSMIPAEGLYGEFAARFPYEETDDQQGAIDSVMDDLGAGKPMDRLVCGDVGFGKTEVALRAAFIAAMEGFQVAIVVPTTLLSRQHFKTFSQRFSGLPIRVAQASRLVGSKELAETKKGMAEGTVDIVVGTHALLGSAISFKNLGLLIIDEEQHFGVKHKERLKDLKSDVHVLTLSATPIPRTLQLALTGVRELSLIATPPVDRMAVRTFISPFDPLVIRETLLRERYRGGHSFYVVPRISDLAEIHDFLKQSVPELKVAVAHGQMPPGELDDIMNAFYDGQYDVLLSTTIVESGLDIPTANTLIIHRADMFGLSQLYQLRGRVGRSKVRAYALFTLPANRKLTDTAERRLKVLQSLDTLGAGFQLASHDLDIRGAGNLLGEEQSGHIKEVGFELYQQMLEEAVAEVKDSGEVQDGGWSPQIAVGTAVMIPESYVPDLQLRLALYRRLGDLENTEEIDAFGAELIDRFGPLPEEVTHLLKIVFIKALCRRANVEKLDAGPKGVVIHFRKREFPNPVGLVKFIGEQGTLAKIRPDHSVVFIRDWPNAEKRLAGSAVVMTQLARLVEKAA, via the coding sequence ATGAGCCTTATTCCCTCCATCGGCCTGCCGAAGGGCCGCGCCGGCCAGTTCATCGTCGACGGTGTCGCCGACGGCTACGAAGCCTTCGCGCTTGTGCAGACGGCGCTCGAGATCGCGCCCGACAAGCCGGTGCTGTTCGTGGCGCGCGACGGCCAGCGCCTGCCGGCGATTATCGAGGCGCTTGCTTTTGCCGCGCCTGGCCTGCCGGTGCTCGAACTGCCGGCCTGGGACTGCCTGCCTTACGATCGCGTTTCGCCCGGCTCGGATGCCGCCGCCAAGCGGCTCGACGCGCTGGCCGCCATGATCGCACTGGCCAGGAAGCCGCATCGTGCGGTGATCCTGACCACCGCCAACGCGCTGTTGCAGCGCATCCCGCCGGCCGATCTGATCGAAGCGCAGACGTTCCACGCCAAGCCCGGCAACCAGATCGACATGAATGCGCTGGTGTCGCGGCTGGAAACCTCAGGCTTCGAGCGAGTGCCGACGGTGCGCGGCATTGGCGAATTCGCGGTGCGCGGCGGCATCCTCGACCTCTTCGCGCCCGGCTGGACTGAGGCGCTCAGGCTCGATTTCTTCGGCGACACGCTGGAATCCATCCGCGTCTTCGACGCCGCCACGCAGCGCACCACCGGACAGCGCAAGTCGATGGCGCTGCAGGCGATGAGCGAAGTGGCGCTGACGCCGGAAACGATCAGCCGCTTCCGTCGCGCCTATATCGAAGCGTTCGGCGCGCCGTCGCGCGATGACGGGCTCTATGCTGCGGTGAGCGAGGGGCGGCGCTTCGCCGGCATGGAGCACTGGCTGCCGTTCTTCTACGAGCGGCTGGAGACGGTGTTCGACTATCTGCCCGATACGCCCGTCGTCTTCGACCATCTGGCGCATGAGGCGCTGGCCGAGCGTCACACGCTGATCCTCGACCACTACGAGGCACGCCGGAAGCAGGCCGACGCCGCGCTTAAGGACGCCGTGCCCTACAAGCCGGTGGCGCCTGACCTGCTTTATCTCTCGCCGGAGAATCTCAAGGCTTCGCTCGGCCCGCGCGAGGACATCGACTTCACCGTCTTCGATGCGCCCGATGTGGGCGGCAAAAAAATCTTCCATGCCGGCTCGCGGCATGGCCGCAGCTTCGCCGAAGAGCGCGCCGACCCCAACATCAATGTCTTCGATGTCGTGGTGAAGCACATCGCCGATGAGCGCGCTGCGCGTCGCCGCGTCGTCATCGCCGGCTGGACAGAAGGCTCGCTCGACCGGCTCGGCCAGATCCTGGCCGAGCATCATCTCGGTAACCTCAAGCCGGTGGCGACGCTTGCCGAGGTGGAAAAGCTCGAGCCTGGACAGGCGGGCCTTGCGGTGCTGCCGCTCGAATCCGGCTTCGAGACCGACAAACTCGTCGTTGTCGCCGAGCAGGATATTCTCGGCGACCGGCTGATCCGGCGTTCCAAGCGCAAGAAACGCGCATCCGACTTCATCGCCGAGGCCTCGTCATTGTCGGCCGGCGACATCGTCGTCCATACCGACCATGGCATCGGCCGCTTCGTCGGCCTGCGCACGATCGAGGCGGTCGGTGCGCCGCATGATTGTCTCGAAATCCACTACGCCGGCGACGACCGGTTGTTCCTGCCGGTGGAAAACATCGAACTCTTGTCTCGCTACGGCTCGGATTCGGCCGAGGCGACGCTGGACAAGCTCGGCGGTGGCGCCTGGCAATCGCGCAAGGCGCGGCTGAAGCGGCGCCTGCTCGACATGGCCGGGCAGTTGATCCGCATCGCCGCCGAGCGGCAGATGCGCTCGGCGCCCAGCATGATCCCCGCCGAAGGCCTGTATGGCGAGTTCGCGGCGCGCTTTCCCTATGAGGAGACCGACGACCAGCAGGGCGCGATCGATTCCGTCATGGACGATCTCGGCGCCGGCAAGCCGATGGACCGGCTGGTCTGCGGCGATGTCGGCTTCGGCAAGACGGAGGTGGCGCTGCGCGCCGCCTTCATCGCCGCCATGGAGGGGTTCCAGGTCGCGATCGTGGTGCCGACAACGCTTTTGTCGCGCCAGCACTTCAAGACGTTCTCGCAGCGCTTTTCCGGCCTGCCGATCCGCGTCGCGCAGGCCTCGCGGCTGGTCGGTTCCAAGGAATTGGCCGAGACCAAGAAGGGCATGGCCGAAGGCACGGTCGATATCGTCGTCGGCACGCATGCGCTCCTCGGCTCGGCGATCTCGTTCAAGAATCTCGGCCTGCTGATCATCGACGAGGAGCAGCACTTCGGCGTCAAGCATAAGGAGCGGCTGAAGGACCTGAAGAGCGACGTGCATGTGCTGACGCTGTCGGCGACGCCGATCCCGCGCACGCTGCAGCTGGCGCTGACCGGCGTGCGCGAACTGTCGCTGATCGCCACGCCGCCGGTCGACCGCATGGCGGTGCGCACCTTCATCTCGCCCTTCGATCCGCTGGTCATCCGCGAGACGCTGCTGCGCGAACGCTATCGCGGCGGGCATTCCTTCTATGTCGTGCCGCGCATCAGCGATCTCGCCGAAATCCATGATTTCCTGAAGCAATCGGTGCCGGAGCTGAAAGTCGCGGTGGCGCATGGCCAGATGCCGCCAGGCGAGCTCGACGACATCATGAACGCCTTCTACGACGGCCAGTACGACGTGCTGCTGTCGACCACCATCGTCGAGTCAGGCCTGGACATCCCGACTGCCAACACGCTGATCATCCATCGCGCCGACATGTTCGGCCTGTCGCAGCTCTACCAATTGCGCGGCCGCGTCGGCCGCTCGAAGGTGCGCGCCTATGCGCTGTTCACGCTGCCCGCCAACCGCAAGCTGACCGACACCGCCGAACGCCGCCTGAAGGTGCTGCAGTCGCTCGACACGCTGGGCGCCGGCTTCCAGCTCGCCAGCCACGACCTCGACATCCGCGGCGCTGGCAATCTCCTGGGCGAGGAACAATCGGGCCATATCAAGGAGGTCGGCTTCGAGCTCTACCAGCAGATGCTGGAAGAGGCGGTGGCCGAGGTGAAGGATTCCGGCGAGGTGCAGGATGGCGGCTGGTCGCCGCAGATCGCCGTCGGCACTGCGGTGATGATCCCGGAGAGCTATGTGCCGGACCTGCAGCTCAGGCTGGCACTCTACCGCCGTCTCGGCGACCTCGAGAACACTGAGGAGATCGACGCTTTCGGCGCCGAGCTGATCGACCGTTTCGGACCGCTGCCGGAAGAGGTGACCCATCTTTTGAAGATCGTCTTCATCAAGGCGCTCTGCCGCAGGGCCAATGTCGAGAAGCTTGATGCCGGTCCCAAGGGCGTCGTCATCCACTTCCGCAAGCGCGAGTTCCCCAATCCGGTCGGGCTGGTCAAGTTCATCGGCGAGCAGGGCACGCTGGCCAAGATCCGGCCGGACCACAGCGTCGTCTTCATCCGCGACTGGCCGAACGCCGAAAAGCGGCTGGCAGGCTCGGCCGTGGTGATGACGCAGCTGGCGCGGCTGGTCGAGAAGGCTGCGTAG